The sequence gccaaaggttgaacctaaGTTTTCTGGATAAGGAGgacgtttttaaaaaaaatgtttcgaacaaaagttacttacttttcgacgggaaatcagaatatgcaataaaaaaagggggttccatttaagaaattgaaggtgaccttCATGTATCTTTAACAATGCcattcaaggtcataccaatACTACTACGTAATGCGCCCCTTAaaaccctacaacttttgtataaaacatttttcatgaaaatgcatatttttcgaagaaaGAGCCTGATACTGTCGCTCTGAAACACcttgtatacagggtggggcaataactattaccaccttaaatatcttctaatttataatgtccagaggaaaatttatgtaatcaaaattatactgtacgaagggggctaacatatggcgataataatttttgtcctggtggaggcgcttcgaagatatcaaggtcaccttcagtttttttaataagttcggtatgttttttttccataattttatagaggagcttaaaacaagtacggaactcatgacacaaaattattgaacaagattaaatgtaaatgaaaacgataaaaaatacatttttatattaaatgaaatttacgtttaaaagatgtacgaaatgacgctttattagtatgttttgtcggaatgttttgattttgacattcttcataaatgaggatcaacttgttcttcaaacggatacattgatgaaaataaataggattttaaatgttcgacgcgaaggctgagtgcgattaggatatcgttcagcgtataaattttgcgctctcactgaatttttttgacattctccataaatgagatcattctctatcatgtcgacttgttcttcaaatgaatacatcttacacgattgacttatctatcgatactactttttatgtttatcttatcctgtaaacttattaagatggcctttaaagggtctttgttttcattgaaataagtttacgtcactattaattttcatcgatgtatccttttgaagaacaagttgatcctcatttatgaggaatgtcaaaatcaaaacattccgacaaaacatactaataaagcgtcatttcgtacatcttttaaacgtaaatttcatttaatataaaaatgtatttttatattattatcgttttcatttacatttaatcttgttcaataattttgtgtcatgagttccgtacttgttttaagctcctctataaaattatggaaaaaaaacataccgaacctattaaaaaaatgaaggtgaccttgatatcttcgaagcgtctccaccaggacaaaaattattatcgccatatgttagcccccttcgtacagtataattttgattacataaattttcctctggaccttataaattagaagatatttaaggtggtaatagttattaccccaccctgtatagtcaTTACTTATTACACAATCCAATAAAAttagcaaattttattaattaaccttttgttttattattactatctcTTCTAATTTACGATTCACATTTTCGTGCAATACgttttcaattaattcatactctctcaaaataatatattcttgacgaattgtcgataaaaataaattaatataaatgcttTCGGCAACGATGTCCAATCTATTGTGTTTTAATTCGTCTAATGTTTTGTTTATATTCTCGTAACTATTTTCTGTGTATTTTAATATGCAATCTTGCTCGTATATTTTCCGAAGCATACGAGAAGTTTTTATTTCTCGATTCCATGGACTATCAACGTGGCTCAGATGAAATAATACGATATTATCTTGTGCGATGGATTGGATGTTTAATTCTCTTTCTGTAATGGAGAATAGGATTAATGGCTGTTCAttagaaatttgtatatgttttaaGAATTCTTCATCCAATAGTAACACTTCATATTCTTTGTCGGAACAAATGGCAATTTGTTCTGGAATAGATAGTCTTCTTCGTTGTGTAGTTTTAGCTCTGTCCACCttcaatgtatatttttgaatctGTAAGTGTAAAGCGTTTTATCTCATTACAcacatgtgtaatatattaatagttatatgtataacgtacatattacgttatacatataatcattaattttataataaagtatatacttattttataattattgcataattatatgttttactattatctaattttttatatacagggtgcgACAAAAGTCTGAATACAGTTTAATATCTCAAACAATACAATttcgaaaaagttttatgcccggtttcttcatacttctcaatagctatcttccagataactaaaaatttattttcttcattgaaacctctgattacgtatttaacggatagctattcttcaTATTACTCAgttttgacacaaagtgtctagaatgttattataaagtaTATGTTTTCTTCACCATTGTAACCTGAcatattctgtcaggttaTAAAGGTGAGGAAAACTTattctacgagatatcttttggataaagttatcgagaggtgaagaaattgggccttagacaaaagttgtaaggTTTGAAAAGACGCAATGGTAATATCAGTTTGACCTTAGTTACTAAGGTCAAGTCAAGgtcaattttactttttttaatggaaaccCCCATTTTTTATTGCCTATTCTTATAGCTttcctcgagagcttttcaaaacactatactGAAGTatcttttcactaaatacattttgagTTATGAGGCTTAAAAGTTGAAAAACCGCCGGCATTAACGCCTTGTCTGTGTGATGTATGTATGCGCACGTATGTAGATAACTGACAAGGAAAATATCCCAGGTGTCCCTCTCCGATTTGAATGAAACTTGGTGGGTTTGTAGAGGGGGTCAAAATATTCGAtccgtgttttttttattggcaacgaaacatgtttaaggggtgaaatcaaccctcgaaaatcgatgaaattttcgttttttggTTATAACTTCTAAACGAAGCATGATAgcgcaattttgtaaatatacaaaatgtacagAATTTCGAAAGCTATCTACCggcataaaacttaatttttttgcataaaacatACGAGTTCTAGAActcaacatttttatttttccactaataaacgtgaaatattttctagtGGAgaggttttatttataagaaaacgtgtaataatgcatttttgttcctacatgttagaaaaaatcaaaaatatattttaactatgCATGAGTAGCGAACTTGCAAGCTGCAGTGGCGTCGCACGTCGACCATGTTGCGCGTATTATCATTAGCGAATACGAATTCACTAATGTGCATTAGTTGCGTGATGATCAAGTTATTAAACGGTGGAATATTCGAAAAGGCGAAAACAATTAAACCAAGATATAgagtaattgaaatttaatacgcAAAACAGCTATAGGTGGCCAATAAAGACATTCATCACAGCGGAATTCACTATGgcataataatatgtttttcagatgcatattttaatcgcgacactggcaatatctgatggtcagatatatatttttttaagataaCCCCGATGTAACGCCAGGAAGAAAccaaataatcaataattatcaCGACTAAACTGGCAATTTATTGGTGGAAAacgcacaacgtttcgatcgCAATTTCGatccttatcaagtgcaaaTACAATGTAAAATCTCTTTCTACAACAAACATGTaacaaacatataatataatgttagtAAACttgaataaaaggaaaaaaatataattacaattgaaCAACGTACTGTCGAAAAGAAATTCAAAAGACGAGGTGAAAGACACGGAGGACTTGTAGAGACCACATCCATGATGTGTGGAAAGTCACAAACAAGTGACACCAAGTACAAAACAAGTTACATATTTGCCAGAACGGTATCATAAATGCGAGGCAGGTTTTCAATGTCCGTCTGAAGGTTGATCGCATTATTGTGTCTTCTAATGAAAACCATTTCAGCggtctccctctttcttcgcTTATGTTCACAAtgcaaaattttaacattggTCCAATCGAAGTTGTGATCGTTATGCGTTCTGTGCTTGCTGACAACAGACCAAGAACTTTCTTCCTTACGTATGTCTAATTGATGTTCTCTGATTCTAGTGTTTAAATGTCGCTTGGTCTGGCCTATGTAGCAAGCATCGCAATCCATATACATTCAATTTGGTATACGACCTCTGTTTTTTCACCTTTCGGAACCTTGTCTTTACCTAACTTAACAAGTGAATCTAGCTTTTTATAAACTGTGTAGACTGTGTTAACTTGAAAGCTTTTAAGGATATTAAAGATAGTCTCGCTTATACCTTGAATGTATGGAATGCAAACAAAacttttgttattattgtcAGTCCTTTTGGAGTCATTGTTACAATTACTACGTTCCACTGTGTTGTCATTCCTAAAACAACCTCTACGCCTGAGTGTGTTCAGTCTATTATTTACATGTTTGTTGATAAAGTCGAGTGGATAACAATTATCTGACAACATAGATTTGaccattttgaatattatcCTCATGGAATCTCCTGTCTGACAGTAAAATGGCCCGATCTATTAAACCCGTGACAACACTAATCTTATGTGACCACGGGTTGTTCGCGAAATAATTAGTGTATCGGCCCGAGAAGCAGTTTATAAAAAGCTAGATTCACTTGTTAAGTTAGGTAAAGACAAGGTTCCGAAAGGTGAAAAAACAGAGGTCGTATACCAAATTGAATGTATATGGATTGCGATGCTTGCTACATAGGCCAGACCAAGCGACATTTAAACACTAGAATCAGAGAACATCAATTAGACATACGTAAGGAAGAAAGTTCTTGGTCTGTTGTCAGCAAGCACAGAACGCATAACGATCACAACTTCGATTGGAccaatgttaaaattttgcaTTGTGAACATAAgcgaagaaagagggagaccGCTGAAATGGTTTTCATTAGAAGACACAATAATGCGATCAACCTTCAGACGGACATTGAAAACCTGCCTCGCATTTATGATACCGTTCTGGCAAATATGTAACTTGTTTTGTACTTGGTGTCACTTGTTTGTGACTTTCCACACATCATGGATGTGGTCTCTACAAGTCCTCCGTGTCTTTCACCTCGTCTTTTGAATTTCTTTTCGACAGTACGTTGttcaattgtaattatatttttttccttttattcaaGTTTactaacattatattatatgtttgttACATGTTTGTTGTAGAAAGAGATTTTACATTGTAtttgcacttgataaggatCGAAATTGcgatcgaaacgttgtgcgtTTTCCACCAATAAATTGCCAGTTTAGTCGtgataattattgattatttggTTTCTTCCTGGCGTTACATCGGGGttatcttaaaaaaatatatatctgacCATTAGATATTGCCAGTGtcgcgattaaaatatgcatctgaaaaacatattattatgcCATAGTGAATTCCGCTGTGATGAATGTCTTTATTGGCCACCTATAGCTGTTTTgcgtattaaatttcaattactcTATATCTTGATTTAATTGTTTTCGCCTTTTCGAATATTCCACCGTTTAATAACTTGATCATCACGCAACTAATGCACATTAGTGAATTCGTATTCGCTAATGATAATACGCGCAACATGGTCGACGTGCGACGCCACTGCAGCTTGCAAGTTCGCTACTCATGcatagttaaaatatatttttgattttttctaacatgtaggaacaaaaatgcattattacacgttttcttataaataaaacctcTCCactagaaaatatttcacgtttattagtggaaaaataaaaatgttgagTTCTAGAACTCGTatgttttatgcaaaaaaattaagttttatgccGGTAGATAGCTTTCGAAATTctgtacattttgtatatttacaaaattgcgcTATCATGCTTCGTTTAGAAGTTATAaccgaaaaacgaaaatttcatcgattttcgagggttgatttcaccccttaaacatgtttcgttgccaataaaaaaaacacggaTCGAATATTTTGACCCCCTCTACAAACCCACCAAGTTTCATTCAAATCGGAGAGGGACACCTAGAATACCTTCCTTGTGAATGAGTGAGTGAGTAAGAATCGctcccctctctctcaccctcctCCGCTCCCCCACTTCCTCTTATTATGCTCCGTGGAAGTATAAAATGCGAGTGCCCGAGTGTTCGGTATTCTTTTCTCGGTTATAATCAGTGACAATTGAGTAATTAACATGGAGCTTACTGTAAGAACATGAATAACTATCTTGATGATGCGAAGGAGATACAGAGATCGCGAACAATCTTTCAGAGATGttcaagatttatttaatattgagtTTCGGGCTGGTCAACAAGAGATCTCTGCAGCGAATGTTTAGAAAACGTGTCAACTATAGGAAGTATTAAGAATCGTCCAAACTATTattctccttttcctctctttgttTATTACCTTCCATAATTGCTTTTCTGTTCTTGCTCTTTTCACCTCTTCTTCTAATCTTTCCAACCTTTCTCCCTCCTTTCTTTTACAAAGCTTTCTGAACTTCCTTATCCACTTTTTCCCAATCTCCACTTCCTAtattctttcttcatttttttttcattcttctgCACTCATTGTTCTATCAGTCTCTTTCTCCTACCTTTTCTTAATCTTTACCCTCTTTTTTATCACGTTTCCTTCACTCTTTTCTTTAAGTTTTTCCATATCTCTTCTACTCTTCCCCCTGTACTATCGCTTCCCTTACTCTATCCTTATATTTCCTTATGCTTTCTTTATCTCATTGTGTCCTTTCTATTATCTTCTCCTgcgttcttcctctttctctctctatctctccccTCATATCCACCTCTAATGGTTGATGATCTGATTCAATCCTATCCCCTACCTTTACTTACTCTATTTTCTCCCACGCTCTCTGATTTACTATAATATAGTCTACTATTGACTCCCCTCTGCCTCCTGAATAATCCATTCCCCTGTCACATCCCCTCTCATATTTCCATTTCCTATATCTCATCCTCTATCCTCTATCATATCTAacaattcttttctttccgcATTTGCCATCTGTTCTTGGAGCTCCAtccctcctctctttcctctcacCCCTCATATCTCCTCCCCTCTCCCTATCCttctatatacataatatttcttcttctatttcttttctcaACTCTTTCACTCTACCTCCATTGTACACTGCGGTGCATTGAATCGCTGGGTCATAGTAAATTTCTTGATTTATCGACGTGACTTCTCCGTTGGGTCGGTAATGATCAACGCGCGCGActcatcaaaatattcaaatattctatGAGCCGCGCGCGTTGATCATATCTatgtgaataaatatataattgcatatgcaatgaaataatacacaatataattcaacacaaattaaattaaaaggtTTTCAAACTTATTCTCTGTTATTATAGTAAAACTTTCGTGTTTCCGAGAGATGTCCTGTTAATTACTTTGGTGGCTctgaaaaaaaacatttgagATGGTTCAGATTAATGAGGCCAcggttaaaaatattcatctgCAAATCTTCATGATTGCTTGCTATTGTTATATGATACAAAACGTGAGTCTTGAAAGTAAAGCTACGCCAAATGAATGTCAactattgtattttgtttCACCAATATTCATTTGTCAACATAGCGAGATGTTATTCGCATTTAGCATCGAACAACGATGGCAAACAAGCAAGTCGATATTTTTCACCGTGGCCGCATTATTGGAATGTGGGAAGCGGAACGGAGTGTGCGAGATATTGCACTTAGTATTCCGTGCAGTGAGACAAATGTGCGGAAATGGATCAAGCGATGGCAAGAAGAGGGAGCAGAAGGGTGCCAAGATAATCGGCGACACAACAGTAGGCTGCGATCGACAAC comes from Ooceraea biroi isolate clonal line C1 chromosome 8, Obir_v5.4, whole genome shotgun sequence and encodes:
- the LOC105280187 gene encoding cilia- and flagella-associated protein 44-like; protein product: MIQKYTLKVDRAKTTQRRRLSIPEQIAICSDKEYEVLLLDEEFLKHIQISNEQPLILFSITERELNIQSIAQDNIVLFHLSHVDSPWNREIKTSRMLRKIYEQDCILKYTENSYENINKTLDELKHNRLDIVAESIYINLFLSTIRQEYIILREYELIENVLHENVNRKLEEIVIIKQKIQITSDKVNAKTEEISKLHNQIRDICFEYMNSISDNKFRNFLCRIFKKKYKELKREDDSITSTVETSSDASNSPNDESDTFHLDENVCPPGCSKQLYDLTFLMREKRYAYEHRIKDVQQTVEILSKEIEIQTKKLKVVESILNKNENDLKIFMVLSFF